One part of the Truepera radiovictrix DSM 17093 genome encodes these proteins:
- a CDS encoding GNAT family N-acetyltransferase, with the protein MTVRALESRDFPDLLALLKLQDEDAAHRSMTPESRSVEELALELGELSPYSELVPLVLESDAGLTAYVALCRYDGEAFLEGPLMHPEASVEEVKPLVLEATAEAKRRGFAFVEAFVDEENRRAQQVLSEAAFEPFRTTYIYTFTRGTPLAPLAPSPFRFERTKTVDLSSYRDLYRETSDNWATRLAWRDEDLLERFADPNVTLTLAYRGDKLVGHLELERFPDEGYAEVAYFGVLPEARGQKLGRELLLRGLHEAFADEAIEQVLARAQDDERAASFALEGVGFRLSHGVVAFTLELEP; encoded by the coding sequence ATGACGGTGCGCGCTCTTGAAAGTCGTGACTTCCCGGACCTGTTGGCGCTCCTTAAACTTCAAGACGAGGACGCCGCGCACCGCAGCATGACGCCGGAGAGCCGCAGCGTCGAGGAGCTCGCCCTCGAGCTCGGCGAGCTCTCCCCCTACAGCGAACTCGTCCCGCTGGTGCTCGAGAGCGACGCCGGGCTCACCGCCTACGTCGCGCTCTGCCGCTACGACGGCGAGGCCTTTTTGGAGGGGCCTCTTATGCACCCCGAGGCTAGCGTCGAGGAGGTCAAACCGCTCGTGCTCGAGGCGACCGCCGAGGCCAAGCGGCGCGGGTTCGCCTTTGTCGAAGCGTTTGTCGATGAGGAAAACCGGCGGGCGCAGCAGGTGCTCTCGGAAGCCGCCTTTGAACCCTTTCGCACGACCTACATCTACACCTTTACCCGCGGCACCCCCCTCGCCCCCCTCGCCCCCAGTCCCTTCCGCTTCGAGCGCACCAAAACGGTCGACCTCTCCTCGTACCGCGACCTCTACCGCGAGACGAGCGACAACTGGGCGACGCGGCTCGCGTGGCGCGACGAGGACCTCTTGGAGCGCTTTGCCGACCCCAACGTGACGCTCACGCTCGCCTACAGGGGCGACAAGCTCGTCGGGCACCTCGAGCTCGAGCGCTTCCCCGACGAAGGCTACGCCGAAGTGGCCTACTTCGGCGTCTTGCCGGAGGCGCGCGGCCAGAAGCTCGGCCGCGAACTCCTGCTGCGCGGCCTTCACGAAGCCTTCGCCGACGAGGCCATCGAACAGGTCCTCGCCCGCGCCCAGGACGACGAGCGCGCCGCGTCGTTTGCCTTAGAGGGGGTCGGTTTTCGGCTCTCGCACGGGGTGGTGGCCTTTACCTTGGAGCTCGAGCCTTAA
- a CDS encoding glycosyltransferase — MRIAYFTETFLPKIDGIVTRLTRTLEQLRALGHEALVFAPHKPPETYAGFRVVRVPGVPFRPWYPELMLGLPRPRLGRELDAFAPDIVHVVNPVILGLWGTAIAKQRNLPLLASFHTDLPQYVTHLKLGFLKPLSHTWIRDVHNQAHVNLCTSQPMVNSARGLGIKRVRLWPKAVDTERYQPTNRSAAMRERLSGGHPDAPLMIYVGRLSHEKRLDWLYAPITQLPGVRLAMVGSGPAESFLRERFKDTPTVFTGYMSGDELAQAYASADVFAFPSDTETLGFVAMEAMASGVPVVGARAGGIPDVIREGETGLMFSPGDLGDLTEKLRTLLFNPELRRAMGERARQDMERWSWRAATEALLTFYERAATIHRRYDPPSKY, encoded by the coding sequence GTGCGCATCGCTTATTTCACCGAGACCTTCTTGCCCAAAATCGACGGCATCGTCACCCGGCTCACGCGCACGTTAGAGCAGCTGCGGGCGCTCGGGCACGAGGCGCTGGTCTTCGCGCCGCACAAACCCCCCGAGACCTACGCCGGGTTTCGGGTCGTGCGGGTGCCGGGGGTGCCCTTTCGCCCCTGGTACCCCGAGCTGATGCTAGGACTCCCGCGCCCGCGTCTGGGCCGCGAACTCGACGCTTTCGCCCCCGACATCGTGCACGTCGTCAACCCGGTCATCTTGGGTCTTTGGGGCACAGCCATCGCCAAACAGCGCAACCTGCCCCTGCTAGCGTCGTTTCACACCGACTTACCGCAGTACGTCACGCACCTCAAGCTGGGGTTTTTAAAACCGCTCTCGCACACCTGGATCCGCGACGTCCACAACCAAGCGCACGTCAACCTCTGCACGAGCCAACCGATGGTCAACTCGGCCAGGGGCTTGGGGATCAAACGGGTGCGGCTCTGGCCCAAAGCGGTCGACACCGAGCGCTACCAGCCGACGAACCGGAGCGCGGCGATGCGCGAACGCCTCTCCGGCGGGCACCCCGACGCGCCCTTGATGATCTACGTGGGGCGGCTGTCGCACGAAAAGCGCCTCGACTGGCTCTACGCCCCCATCACCCAGCTCCCCGGGGTGCGGTTGGCGATGGTCGGCTCCGGCCCCGCCGAGAGCTTTTTGCGCGAGCGCTTCAAGGACACGCCGACGGTCTTTACGGGGTACATGAGCGGCGACGAGCTCGCGCAGGCGTACGCCAGCGCCGACGTGTTCGCTTTCCCCTCGGACACCGAGACCCTGGGGTTCGTCGCGATGGAGGCGATGGCCTCGGGGGTGCCGGTCGTCGGCGCGCGGGCCGGCGGGATCCCCGACGTCATCCGCGAGGGTGAAACGGGGCTGATGTTCTCCCCCGGCGACCTGGGCGACCTCACCGAAAAGCTCCGGACGCTCCTCTTTAACCCCGAGCTGCGGCGCGCCATGGGCGAGCGGGCGCGGCAGGACATGGAGCGCTGGAGTTGGCGCGCCGCCACCGAGGCGCTGCTGACGTTTTACGAGCGCGCCGCGACCATCCACCGCCGCTACGACCCGCCGAGCAAGTACTAG
- a CDS encoding DEAD/DEAH box helicase, with translation MRAPKALDGRSYHGWLTAQEGYKGQIVFSGFLPERAATPAPSPLGGRYGELLAALSLTPYTHQAAALELTEAGHNVVVATPTASGKSLCYQLPTLAALGRGRTALLLFPTKALAHDQLEKLRARAEPLGLGEAIAAFDGDTPAPRRRALREGARCLLTNPDMLHYGILPHHGLWAHFLGALELIVIDELHAYRGVMGTHVANILRRLLRLARRYGAAPRFVAASATVGNPAAHAENLTGEAFAAVTDDGAPAAPRELLFWRPPDLPGEAGAEGRRRSVHSEAADLAAHFVRAGLKSIFFCNSRRSAELLRRYVAGGLTEAEAGCIAAYRAGYTAEDRRALEARFKRGDLLVLAATSALELGVDVGGVDAVVLVGYPGSLTAFWQRAGRAGRAGRRALTLFIPGNDPLDEFYLTHPEMITEGRAEHAVADAFNSELFPRHLACAAFEHPLEESEARAAARHGADPAALPNFVRARGRWYYRGGYPHAKLSVRGTGGGRVVLKDRSGKRLGVADLETALRELHPGAVYLHQGEDYVVRNLDLDRGEAFLLPHLGDYYTQVRAVTEIDVLGVDALGADASGIGALALADPIRTGRVRVTTRVTSYVRKRLYSDATLDERPLDLPELAYTTQALWFSVREAAAAVPPGLLPAAMHALEHTLIGLLPAFVLCERADVGGVSYPLYPATGEPLVFIYDGYPGGVGYAREGAAQFDAWLRAARDLLARCPCTSGCPRCVLSPKCGNGNQMLDKGAALALAEALLARLGGRRAALSA, from the coding sequence GTGCGCGCTCCAAAGGCCCTCGACGGCCGCTCCTATCACGGTTGGCTCACCGCCCAAGAGGGGTACAAAGGGCAGATCGTCTTCTCCGGCTTTTTGCCGGAGCGCGCCGCGACCCCCGCGCCCTCGCCCCTCGGGGGACGCTACGGAGAGCTCCTAGCGGCGCTTTCGCTCACGCCCTACACCCACCAAGCGGCGGCGCTCGAGCTCACCGAGGCGGGGCACAACGTGGTGGTGGCGACGCCGACGGCGTCGGGGAAGTCGCTCTGCTACCAGCTGCCGACGCTAGCGGCGCTTGGACGCGGCCGCACGGCGCTCCTGCTCTTTCCCACCAAAGCGCTCGCGCACGACCAGTTGGAGAAGTTGCGGGCGAGGGCCGAACCCCTGGGGCTCGGGGAGGCCATCGCGGCGTTCGATGGCGACACCCCCGCCCCGCGCCGGCGCGCTCTGCGCGAGGGCGCGCGCTGCTTGCTGACGAACCCCGACATGCTGCACTACGGTATCTTGCCGCACCACGGGCTCTGGGCGCACTTCTTGGGGGCGCTTGAACTCATCGTTATCGATGAGCTGCACGCCTACCGCGGGGTGATGGGGACGCACGTCGCCAACATCCTCCGGCGGCTCCTGCGGCTCGCGCGGCGCTACGGCGCCGCGCCGCGCTTCGTGGCGGCGAGCGCGACGGTCGGTAACCCGGCGGCGCACGCCGAAAACCTCACCGGCGAGGCCTTCGCGGCGGTCACCGACGACGGGGCGCCAGCGGCCCCCCGAGAACTCCTCTTCTGGCGTCCCCCAGACCTGCCGGGCGAAGCCGGCGCCGAGGGGCGGCGGCGCAGCGTCCACAGCGAGGCCGCCGACCTCGCCGCGCACTTCGTGCGCGCGGGGTTAAAGAGCATCTTTTTCTGCAACTCGCGCCGCTCGGCCGAGCTGCTCCGCCGCTACGTCGCGGGGGGGCTCACCGAGGCGGAGGCGGGGTGCATCGCCGCGTACCGCGCGGGCTACACCGCCGAGGACCGGCGCGCGCTCGAGGCGCGCTTTAAGCGCGGCGACCTGCTCGTCTTGGCGGCGACCAGCGCGCTCGAGCTCGGCGTCGACGTCGGCGGGGTCGACGCGGTGGTCTTGGTCGGTTACCCGGGGTCGCTGACGGCCTTTTGGCAGCGCGCCGGGCGGGCGGGCCGCGCCGGCAGGCGGGCGCTCACGCTCTTTATCCCCGGCAACGACCCCTTGGACGAGTTTTACCTGACGCACCCCGAGATGATCACCGAAGGGCGGGCGGAGCACGCCGTCGCCGACGCCTTTAACAGCGAGCTCTTTCCCAGGCACCTCGCCTGCGCCGCCTTCGAGCACCCCCTGGAGGAATCGGAGGCGCGCGCGGCCGCCCGGCACGGCGCCGACCCGGCGGCGCTCCCCAACTTCGTGCGCGCGCGCGGCCGCTGGTACTACCGCGGCGGTTACCCGCACGCCAAACTCAGCGTGCGCGGTACGGGGGGCGGGCGGGTCGTCCTGAAAGACCGGAGCGGCAAGCGCCTGGGCGTCGCCGACCTAGAGACCGCGCTGCGCGAGCTCCACCCGGGAGCGGTCTACCTGCACCAGGGCGAGGACTACGTGGTGCGCAACCTCGACCTAGACCGAGGCGAGGCCTTTTTGCTGCCGCACCTAGGGGACTACTACACCCAAGTGCGCGCGGTGACCGAGATCGACGTGTTGGGCGTCGACGCTCTGGGAGCTGACGCGTCGGGGATCGGCGCCCTGGCGCTCGCCGACCCCATCCGCACGGGGCGCGTCCGCGTGACGACCCGCGTCACCTCATACGTGCGCAAACGCCTCTACAGCGACGCCACCTTAGACGAGCGCCCCTTGGACCTCCCCGAGCTCGCCTACACCACCCAAGCGCTCTGGTTCTCCGTGCGCGAGGCCGCCGCTGCCGTGCCCCCGGGCCTCCTACCGGCTGCCATGCACGCCCTCGAGCACACGCTGATCGGCCTGTTGCCCGCCTTTGTCCTCTGCGAACGCGCCGACGTGGGTGGGGTGTCCTACCCCCTGTACCCGGCGACGGGTGAGCCGCTTGTATTCATCTACGACGGGTACCCGGGGGGCGTCGGCTACGCGCGCGAGGGGGCGGCGCAGTTTGACGCCTGGCTGAGGGCCGCCCGCGACCTCCTGGCGCGCTGTCCCTGCACGTCGGGTTGCCCGCGCTGCGTGCTGTCCCCCAAGTGCGGCAACGGCAACCAGATGCTGGACAAAGGGGCGGCGTTGGCGCTCGCGGAGGCGCTCTTGGCGCGTCTGGGGGGGAGGCGCGCGGCGCTCTCGGCGTAG
- a CDS encoding glycosyltransferase, with amino-acid sequence MNVFVALLYTLVLPYIGLMLLVIVGLLRRRAPERSAKTPSVSVIIPAHNEEARLPATLHSLAAQRYGGALEFVIVNDRSTDATDAIIRAFSERDPRFRLVSVTAPSRRLSPKVNAVNTGIAASTGEIILTSDADCQFSPDWVAGMVSHFAPDVAMVLGYVESTRPGDGAGLVQRLESADWLSLMLTSMALTHFGWKVASSANNQGYRRSAFEAIGGFGASGRAPSGDEDLLTQRMGRLQAGRIVFASAPETRVLTRPMANAWALLSQRRRWVSRYRHLIHYHPLFWLAIVLLGAQSVALSASVLATPLLPALAPYVFGLWALKLGVELTGMHLGEALMDRRDLGGLTTLLWALLHPFYVAVVALWALFKTGEWRAGAQPYHRRFVKRQLRELRRGWRRRLRGEAL; translated from the coding sequence ATGAACGTCTTTGTCGCGCTGCTCTACACCCTCGTGCTGCCCTATATCGGCCTGATGCTGCTCGTTATCGTCGGCCTGTTGCGTCGCCGCGCGCCCGAGCGCAGCGCGAAAACGCCCTCGGTGAGCGTTATCATCCCCGCGCACAACGAAGAGGCCAGGCTGCCGGCGACGCTGCACTCGCTCGCCGCGCAGCGCTACGGGGGGGCGCTCGAGTTCGTCATCGTCAACGACCGCTCCACCGACGCCACCGACGCCATCATCCGCGCCTTTAGCGAGCGCGACCCGCGCTTTCGGCTCGTCAGCGTCACCGCGCCGAGCCGCCGCCTGTCGCCCAAAGTCAACGCGGTCAACACCGGGATCGCCGCCTCCACGGGTGAAATCATCCTCACGAGCGACGCCGACTGCCAGTTTTCACCCGACTGGGTCGCGGGGATGGTGTCGCACTTCGCGCCAGACGTCGCGATGGTCCTCGGGTACGTCGAGAGCACGCGGCCGGGCGACGGCGCGGGGTTGGTGCAGCGGCTCGAGTCGGCCGACTGGCTCTCCTTGATGCTCACCTCGATGGCGCTCACCCACTTCGGGTGGAAGGTCGCCAGCAGCGCCAACAACCAGGGCTACCGCCGCAGCGCCTTCGAAGCCATCGGCGGCTTCGGCGCTTCGGGGCGCGCCCCCTCGGGCGACGAGGACCTCTTGACGCAGCGCATGGGCCGTTTGCAAGCGGGGCGGATCGTCTTCGCGTCGGCGCCGGAGACGCGGGTGCTCACCCGGCCGATGGCGAACGCTTGGGCGCTGCTGAGTCAGCGCCGGCGCTGGGTCAGCCGCTACCGCCACCTCATCCACTACCACCCGCTCTTTTGGCTCGCGATCGTGCTCCTCGGCGCGCAGAGCGTCGCGCTCTCGGCGAGCGTCCTCGCCACCCCTTTGCTGCCCGCCCTGGCGCCCTACGTCTTCGGCCTCTGGGCGCTCAAGCTCGGCGTCGAACTCACGGGGATGCACCTCGGCGAGGCGCTGATGGACCGGCGCGACCTCGGCGGCCTCACCACCCTCCTGTGGGCGCTTTTGCACCCCTTTTACGTCGCCGTCGTCGCCCTCTGGGCGCTTTTCAAGACGGGCGAGTGGCGCGCGGGCGCACAACCCTATCACCGCCGCTTCGTCAAACGGCAGCTGCGCGAGCTGCGCCGCGGTTGGCGGCGGCGGCTGCGCGGGGAGGCACTCTAG
- a CDS encoding NAD-dependent epimerase/dehydratase family protein: MKVLILGGDGFCGWPTALHLSNLGHDVVIVDNLSRRNIDNELEAGSLTPIAPMGTRIAAWRELTGRELGFYNLDLARDYERFLRVLQDERPDALVHFAEQRAAPYSMKSPRHKRYTVDNNVNATHNVLCAVVESGLDVHVAHLGTMGVYGYGTAGMKIPEGYLDVEVVTDEGERLMQQILYPSNPGSIYHMTKTLDQLMFAYYNKNDGVRVTDLHQGIVWGTNTQETSRDERLINRFDYDGDYGTVLNRFLMQAAVGYPLTVHGTGGQTRAFIHIQDTVRCVQLALENPPAKGERVRILNQMTETHKVRDLAHMIAALTGAEVAMVPNPRKEAAENDLHVKNDLFLDMGLNPTTLSDGLLLEVTEVAKRYAHRADLSKIPSRSLWTKEQRAGVPEEKTEVRSQ, translated from the coding sequence ATGAAAGTATTGATTCTAGGCGGAGACGGATTTTGTGGTTGGCCGACCGCCCTGCACCTCTCCAACCTCGGCCACGACGTCGTCATCGTCGACAACCTGTCGCGGCGGAACATCGACAACGAGTTAGAAGCCGGTTCGCTGACCCCCATCGCCCCGATGGGCACGCGCATCGCGGCCTGGCGCGAGCTGACGGGCCGCGAGTTGGGGTTTTACAACCTCGACCTCGCGCGCGACTACGAGCGCTTTTTGCGGGTGCTGCAAGACGAGCGGCCGGACGCGCTGGTGCACTTCGCCGAGCAGCGCGCCGCCCCCTACTCGATGAAGTCGCCGCGCCACAAGCGCTACACGGTCGACAACAACGTCAACGCTACCCACAACGTGCTCTGCGCCGTCGTCGAGTCGGGGCTCGACGTGCACGTCGCGCACCTAGGCACCATGGGCGTCTACGGCTACGGCACGGCGGGGATGAAGATCCCCGAGGGTTACCTCGACGTCGAGGTCGTCACCGACGAGGGCGAGCGCCTCATGCAGCAGATCCTCTACCCCTCGAACCCGGGGAGCATCTACCACATGACCAAGACGCTCGACCAGCTCATGTTCGCCTACTACAACAAGAACGACGGCGTGCGCGTCACGGACTTGCACCAGGGGATCGTGTGGGGGACCAACACCCAAGAGACGAGCCGCGACGAGCGCCTCATTAACCGCTTCGACTACGACGGCGACTACGGCACCGTCTTGAACCGCTTTTTGATGCAAGCGGCTGTCGGCTACCCCTTAACCGTCCACGGCACGGGCGGCCAGACGCGCGCGTTTATCCACATCCAAGACACGGTGCGGTGCGTGCAGCTCGCGCTCGAGAACCCCCCCGCCAAGGGCGAGCGGGTCCGCATCCTCAACCAGATGACCGAGACCCACAAGGTGCGCGACCTCGCCCACATGATCGCAGCGCTCACGGGCGCGGAGGTCGCGATGGTCCCGAACCCGCGCAAAGAGGCGGCCGAAAACGACCTGCACGTCAAAAACGACCTCTTCTTGGACATGGGCCTCAACCCCACGACGCTCTCAGACGGCCTGCTTCTAGAGGTCACCGAGGTCGCCAAGCGCTACGCGCACCGCGCCGACCTGTCGAAGATCCCCTCGAGGTCGCTATGGACCAAAGAGCAGCGCGCGGGGGTGCCGGAAGAGAAGACAGAAGTCAGGAGCCAGTAG